The Meriones unguiculatus strain TT.TT164.6M chromosome 20, Bangor_MerUng_6.1, whole genome shotgun sequence region ATAAACCATGTAACTGTGTCAAAGTAATCTGTTTCAAAGTTAGCTTCTTTAGATAAATTTATACAAAATTCACTTAACTGCTGCAAAACACAGAAACTCAATAGAACCACTCCATGTTACTGTCTTTTAGAATGAATTAACTAAGCCACAAATGTACCTTAAATAACAAGTTGGAAAACAAATACACAGAATAGGGCAGCTAACCTAAGAAATATAAACCTacatttgaagatttttttattattattattggagtCAGTTTGAGGGTcagtacatttttaaaatctgaattGTTTTGACATAATAACTTACATACAATTAAGACATGAGTTCTTGGGTTGGAgggacggctcagcagttaactgCTCTCaaagacctaagttcagttcccagcatccacataaggTGTGACTCAACCCCAGCTCCAGAGTAATCTGACTTTGAGGACAGCCTGCATTCAGAGTTCCAGACAACCAAAGCTAGAGACACTGTCATAAAATTCTAAACTATTAAAATTTTGACTGAAAATTCTGTTAAATTGATTCTTAAAAGATACTTAATTTCTTAATGAATATGACTTCTCAAAAGTAAAGATCTTCCAATATCAATTTTAAATATACTCCCATATGCATTAGATATTCTAGTCATACCACTGAACCCTTGGTTCTCAAATTAGGTCTGTTGTACAAAAGAAAGCACTATTTTAGGAAAATACTCTAAATGAACATATCATAAATTACTAGCGTAAATCTACTGCAGGGCCCAGGGTTTGAACCTCAGAATTGCaaataggagagaaaaaatataaatacactTTTGCATTTTGAGTAACTGGGACTTACTGaggtctaggccagccagggctacagtaaGATCCCAcgtcaaaaaacaaataaaaacacaacaagAAAACATGCCTAGGATGGTGCAGCACATCTAGTTCActacagcactctggaggcagaggctggagattTTTCAAGTTCTACACAGCAAGGAAGTTGTAGGCCaaccagggttacatagagacaaataatcttaaaaaacaacaaaatattcaaaacaaaaatttaaacacgACCAACCTGGCAACTTTCCAACATATTTAAAGATGActagttttaaaattacataaggGGGATaaagcagctggagagatggctcagaagttaagagtagggactgctctttcagagaacctgggttcaattcccaacacccatattaTAGCTCATAAGCACTGCAAtaccagttctaggggatctgccACCCTCTTCTGAACCTCCAAGGGCATTACAGACAGggtatacagacatatatgcaggcaaaaccacCCATATGGATAAAGTAAgcgtattttaaaatttaagttattTGTGTACACATTCAGAGATAATATATCTCAATTTAGAATGTCATCTATTCTTGATGCCCAGCTTAGGTTGTGGGTTCAGTTTTAGTTGATTAGGTGCCTACCATTCCAGATCTAACACTATGATCCTAAGTTAGAAAACTCAGCACCCTGGAGAAAGGCCAATGTAACTTATGCAAGAAGTAATGAAATAAATCACAATGGACACAAGAAACCCATCATCTGACAGTGCTGGATCTCTGCACTGCAGGAGAAAGGGGACTAGTTAGAAATCAGACCATGGGTAgacagagagatggctaagaggttaagagcactggctgctcttctcgaggtcccgagttcaattctcagcacccacatggtggctcatgaccatctacaatgggatctgatgtcctcttctgtcataGATGCAGATAGAACACCTgttatgtataaataaatcttaaaaaaaaatcagaccacTGTTTCAATCAGTTACGTTTGAACTGGGCTTCAGTATTGTCTTCAGCAAAAGAGAATACCAGTGTTGCTTGGTGCACAAAGTGCTGCAGATCTGTTGTTGGTACCATAAAAACACTACACAAACAAGGAATGTTTAAACACACTCAGGATGGAAACAAAATTAGCAAACATTTACAAACTCCACCAACTTGTAAGGCAGAGAACACTGAGAATGAACTGCAGTCTGAGGGAAGAGCCTAACACTGTGTCCAACAGCATATACGATAAGGGAACCAAATTTACCCAAATGTAGTCAATAACAAGAAATAGGAAGTAGTTAGAGAAAGCGGGAGCTAGTTAAAGATTAAGATGCTACCTTACCTTACATCTTGCTTTGCTAAGGGCCACTAAAACAAAACTTCTAAAGAGCATGATACAAGTAATACAACTATATTATACAGCAAAAATCAAGATGGTTAACAATATTTTCAAGGAGTCTACATTATATACATAAAGACAGCAGGGACCTGGAAAGCGGTAATGCCGTCTACACACCAAAAGGCTATTGCAAACCCGTTTAATAGTGTACAAGCCCACTCACTGCTTAAGAGTGAATAAAGCACTTCTGGAAACGCCAATGCCCAAATCCTTAAATCCCAGCTCCAACCGCATCAGAAACCACCTAGCTTGAACGAACAAAACCTAGCCACCTCAAAAATGTCTTTTCAATAACTTCAAACATCTACATGTTTCCGTTGAGAAAACTTGATGCTTAGTCTAAAACAAAActgtcattttaaaaagtttttacgtgtatgaatgttttgcatgTTATGTATATGCACCACGTGCATTCCTGGTTccacccacagaggtcagaagacaagagTGAGAATCCCATGGAAACTGGAGTTGAGGTCAGCTTGAAGCCAAAGCCATCATCTTGGGTGATGCAAACGCATATCCTCTGAAGGAgcgaaagtgctcttaactgctcagccacctctccagccccaatgctCAAAAATATAAGCTAAAGGGGGGAAAAATAATTTGTAGCAATAGATCTGTGACTTCCACTTGTCTTTCAAAACAGATTAACTAAACAGAAAAAGTTAGGTTAGAGGAAAAACGATGAAAAGAGCATATGTAAAACTTACAACCAAATAAAACTGTAACATGCTCACCAGTTCAGAGCATCTTGGTCCTTTGGGGTCAAATTAGCTGGCCTCCTCATTATCAAACCAAGAACGGAGGGCTGCTCAATGGCAGAATGCTGGCCTAGCTTGCACAAGGCCTAGCGGTCCATCTCTGGCTGCCCTCCCCCCAGGAAAGCATGTATACAAGCACAAAAACTAAGGCCTTTTTCCATTATGCATTCACTGTTTcactaaaaacaattttaaatatggTCAAATCAGCTTCACACAGATCCAAACCTAGACTAGAAGTTCACGAAAGCTTTCACAAAgctgtgaaaaaacaaaataaaaccaaaaaccctATTCTCACAATGCATACACTTATTTGAAAATGGAAGTCCACAAGAGAACGTGGCTGTAATGACAAGCTACTGAATGACGTGAAattggtttaaaaaaacaaaacaaaaaaaccgttTGTGCCTTGCAGAACTCGTCGGTACCTCTGCGTCCCCGGGAAGCAGGCCTGGAAGTGGGAGGGGGCCACAGAGGCGGGGAAAGGACCGGCGTGGCCAGTCAGCCCCGAGAGGGCGGCCTCCGGCCTCCCCGCCTCCCCGGCCGCGGGAACGCCCGCCTGCTCCCCGGCCGCCAAGAACGGAAGTAAAATGGCCCTGAGGCGGGAGAAGGGTCGCTTGCAGGCAGCAAGCCGTTCTGGCTAACGGGAAGCGTGCGCGGCCCCAGGCCCGGTCACCCTTCGGGCCCGGCGTGCGTTTCTCCGGGAGCCGCGCCTCGATTCCCGGCCCCGCAGGCCCTCGCGGCCTTGCCCGCCGCACCTACCTTTCCAGCCCGAGGCTGCGCGGGCGCCGCCAGTCACTCAGGCCAAGGCCGCGCCGCCGCCGGGCCCCCCGCGCTCCTCCCGCCGCAGCCCCGGCGCTCGCCTTTATTTGCGGGTCTAGCAGCCACAAAATGGCGCTGAGGGAGGAAACCGGGCCCCGccgccggccccgccccgccccggcgCGCCCCGCCCCGAGCGCGCCGCCGCTTCCCCGCCCGCGGCCCACTCACCCGAGACGCACCTCTCCGGCACCGCCTCGGTCACCCGGCCGGGCGCCTCGGGCGAGGAGGAGCGGCGAGGGGAGGCCGGCCCGGCCCGCTCGGGGCCCTGGGGCGTGGAGGAGCAGTCGCACTCCGCCGCCGCAACCGGGCCGTCCGCGGGGTTCCGCACCTGCCCCGCGGGGGCTGCGCAAGCTCAGCCCGGCCGGGGAGGGAGGCGGCCTTGGAGGAGGGCGGGCCCGCGAGGTCGGAGGTCACCCGCGAGGCATCTCGGGACGGCGGCCGCCGCTGGACACGCTCGGCCGGGCCACCTGCGGCTCCAGCGCGGCCTGGGCGGAGGAATCCGTGCAGGCGGCGCGCGATTGGCTGTTCGCCGCGCTCGGCCCTGCGCGGGATGCTTCCGCGCGCCGTCGCCGGGACGCGGGGACAGCGGCGGCACGCCTAGGTGCCCCCTCGTCTAAGTTTGGGGACTTAGAAGGCGCCGGTCCTCCCGCGGCCGCGGCTGCGCTCCTCTGGTcgcaggcagagagcagggaggctGCGCGCGTGGGCAGGTCACAGACTGGCAGCCCGTGAGGGTTCTGGAACAGGTCGAACACACAGTCATCTGGACCGCAGCAAGGACGACGTTGCTCGGCAGTCTCGCCCTGCTCGGTTTAGCCGGCTTTATGAGCACTGTTAATCCCCAGTAAAGGTGTCCTGGCCGAGGTCATTTATGAGGATATGATTACAGTACAGACCAGATGATCAAAGAAGCCTTGGAGCAGTCCCACTAGGCTAGAGAAAACATTGGCAGTTTACATCGCAGGGGCCTTGGAAAACTAAAGAAGTCGAGGAAGGACGTGAACACGTGACTCTCAGAGACGAGCTCCTTAAATTTACCGTAGGAGGAGGATCAACTTTGTCATAACGGAAATACACATTGAAATACCGTTTCCTGGTGAGGATGCAGTCATTAATAGTTATGTGTTACTTTGGAATGAGCTTTTGGAATGAGATTCTGTTAAGTGAATAAAGTAAGGCgcagaaatacatatatatatatgtaggcaCATATTGAGAAGATGGAAGGATAGTACAGAAACCTAATACTCAAAAAGAGGATGATGGTGGCTCTAGGAGATAAGACTTCTCTGAATTTCCAAATTTTATGTAGTCTAaaggtaaaaaaaacaaaataacctccAATGtccaaaataaactaaaacaaaccaaTCCACTCTTAAGTAAAGCTGATAACAACTGAGGaacacgggctggagagatggctcggtggttcagagcactgtctgctcttccacagggttcaattcccagcacccacatggcagctcacaactgaggAACACAAGGGAAGAATATAGCTGCAGTGTTGGAGCTCCACACTCTGGCACTGTGCCCAAGGAGGGCTCTGTCCTAGAGATAGTAACTGTCACTCATTTTCACTAAGTGATTTATAATGCGTCATTATAAATTTCTGTGGTTTTGAAGTTATGTATATTGTAGTACACATATTTTATGTTACTGTCTCCAAAGACAGTAAAAATGAGACACAAATAAGAAACCAAAGAagttaaagcaaagaaaaattaagtttaaatttGAAATgccacttggggctggagagatgtctcagtggttaagagtacttgttgctcttccagaagacctggtttcaattcccagcacgcacatggtggctcatgattgtctgtaactccagtcccagggcatctgatgccctcttctgatctctgtagGCCTGTgacatgcacgcatacacacatgcacacacctttGAACActttttacctgcatgtatgtccatgtggCCAATGGCTGTGGAAGTCAGGAGAGGGTGgaagatctggaactggagtcacagatggttgtgagccaccgtttAGGTGCTGAGAACGGCACCTGtgtctctggaagaacagccagtgctctaactgagctatctctccaacttCTTGAACACACTTTAAATAAGTGTCTTACGGGGACCAATAAGAGGAAGGACAAAAATAGTAACGAAgtggaaatatgatcaaagtacagtATAGACACGTATAAAAATAATGAGAGCCTGGAGAGATTGCCAGAGTGTTCGtgggttaagagcatgtgctgctctcccagatgacttgagttcagtttcACAGCAGGGAGCTCTCAGCCACCTGTAACCTTAGCTCCAGGTGGTTCTGACCACGAGTAGATagggatattaaaaaaaaataaatgtattgaaGCCCATTGTTTTGTACAATTAATATATacccattaaaaaataaatgtcttaattttgGTTCTGAAAGGGCTTTGAAGGGTGATGGATTGTCCCTTTCTTTCCCCAGGATTCCCTGGGGTAATGGCCATTTAGTCTAAAACTCCTaggcagccaggtggtggtggcacacgcctttaatcccagcacttggggaggcagaagcaggtggatctctgtgagttg contains the following coding sequences:
- the LOC110547888 gene encoding putative HTLV-1-related endogenous sequence: MALREETGPRRRPRPAPARPAPSAPPLPRPRPTHPRRTSPAPPRSPGRAPRARRSGEGRPARPARGPGAWRSSRTPPPQPGRPRGSAPAPRGLRKLSPAGEGGGLGGGRAREVGGHPRGISGRRPPLDTLGRATCGSSAAWAEESVQAARDWLFAALGPARDASARRRRDAGTAAARLGAPSSKFGDLEGAGPPAAAAALLWSQAESREAARVGRSQTGSP